In the Hordeum vulgare subsp. vulgare chromosome 7H, MorexV3_pseudomolecules_assembly, whole genome shotgun sequence genome, one interval contains:
- the LOC123407140 gene encoding receptor-like protein 15: MALLCLATMSTGCGGCTDDDRTTLLDIRGHIFYVPPEVDWSSRDCCEWDGVTCSSRTGRVTGLDLSIIRNVALGRINATMFLPLQELRNLSLSHLQIEGCTPDAGFEVWSNLRNLKILDLSGSTGSLESSILSLTKILSLRSLFLNGNHFTSNVTIQQLSIMKLHTLDISNNDIQGSLPTDICNMRGLQVLYLGGNVLSGELPPCMQNLTSLRVIELSNNNGLIVKFPSLIFENLTSLVKLSLLSISLEGVLSLNSLRSHSQLTHLELGSTGSQFQVQTENPATHMSAQLQVLVLPNCKLNGNSSLIPSFLFHQHALKSVDMSNNNLSGYFPLFLIENNVNLSRLVLRGNLFSGPFLPSKVHTNLLWLDASYNRLNKLPVDINNTLPNLEYLALSRNYFQGIFPSAFSYLDSLQFLDLSYNNFSDNIGAAFFGSMSNITALKLSGNHFYGSFPRDIVLPSILHLLVDDNEITGEFSQMICGSRFLMTFDASNNKLTGTLPTCISSFTELCILNLRGNSLVGSISSDVCNLKVLTLLDVSRNNLSGPVHCLPDVYYLHMSENQFNGTFPIPLSASNIYTMDLRENQFSGCLPKLIMDSFPKLKVLLLKHNTFEGAVPYGICKLKHLRLLDLSHNKLSGQLPSCLHVMGSDDTLFDFHPDFGDFPILFNVIGLPIQEEFMTKNREDYYKGNILNYVTGLDFSSNHLKGSIHESIGSMKWLRALNFSDNYLDGSIPQSLSNLSDLESLDLSHNNLEGHIPSELVALQALEVFSVAHNNLSGPTPGTMGQFLTFDQSSYEGNPNLCGPPLLKSCFVASVPELEERGADDDRVGDIILFGCSAMFYMVGFWTSLGVLYFKTSWRWSWFSAVDKFSNFVIVKLAIYTRKNRSTN; the protein is encoded by the exons ATGGCCCTGCTATGCTTGGCGACGATGTCCACTGGGTGCGGCGGGTGCACGGACGACGACAGGACGACGCTGCTGGACATCCGCGGCCACATCTTTTACGTACCACCTGAGGTGGACTGGAGCAGCAGAGATTGCTGCGAGTGGGACGGGGTGACCTGCAGCTCCCGCACAGGTCGTGTCACGGGCCTCGACCTGAGCATAATTAGGAATGTTGCCTTGGGGCGCATCAACGCCACTATGTTCCTTCCTTTACAAGAGCTGCGGAATCTGTCCCTGAGCCACCTTCAGATAGAAGGATGCACGCCCGACGCAG GCTTTGAAGTATGGTCAAATTTGCGCAATCTAAAAATTCTGGATTTATCCGGTAGTACCGGATCATTGGAGAGTTCCATCCTATCCTTAACCAAAATTTTATCACTACGGTCCCTATTCCTCAACGGGAATCACTTCACTTCGAATGTGACAATACAAC AACTCAGCATAATGAAGCTGCATACTCTTGATATAAGCAATAATGATATCCAAGGCTCCTTACCAACAG ATATTTGCAATATGAGAGGTCTTCAAGTGTTATATCTCGGGGGTAATGTTTTATCAGGAGAACTACCGCCATGCATGCAAAATCTAACTTCTCTCAGAGTTATCGAATTATCGAATAATAACGGATTAATAGTGAAGTTTCCCTCTCTTATCTTTGAAAATCTCACATCATTGGTGAAACTTTCACTCTTAAGTATCTCTCTTGAAGGAGTTCTCTCACTTAATTCCTTAAGAAGTCACAGCCAATTGACTCATCTAGAACTTGGAAGCACCGGTAGCCAATTTCAGGTGCAAACTGAAAATCCAGCAACACATATGTCAGCCCAGCTTCAGGTTCTAGTACTTCCAAATTGCAAACTTAATGGAAATTCATCTCTTATACCAAGTTTCTTGTTTCATCAACATGCACTAAAGTCAGTTGATATGTCTAACAACAACCTAAGTGGTTACTTCCCCTTATTTTTGATAGAGAATAATGTCAACCTATCACGCCTTGTTCTAAGAGGTAACTTATTTTCAGGTCCTTTTCTTCCATCCAAAGTACACACCAATTTGCTTTGGCTGGATGCATCTTACAATAGGCTAAACAAATTACCTGTGGACATCAACAACACGTTACCAAATCTAGAGTATCTAGCCTTATCAAGGAACTATTTCCAGGGCATCTTTCCTTCTGCCTTTAGCTACTTGGATAGTCTGCAATTCTTAGACTTGTCTTATAACAATTTCTCAGATAACATTGGGGCCGCTTTTTTTGGAAGTATGTCAAACATCACCGCATTGAAACTCTCTGGAAATCATTTCTATGGTTCATTCCCTCGGGACATAGTATTACCTTCCATTTTACATCTACTGGTAGATGATAATGAAATCACGGGGGAATTTTCCCAGATGATATGTGGCAGCCGATTTCTTATGACATTTGATGCTAGCAATAACAAGTTGACCGGCACTCTCCCTACCTGCATATCCTCATTCACGGAACTTTGCATTTTGAATTTAAGAGGGAACTCGCTGGTAGGCTCGATTTCGTCAGATGTATGCAACCTCAAAGTACTTACGCTTCTGGATGTTTCAAGAAACAACCTTTCTGGTCCGGTGCATTGCCTACCAGATGTGTATTATCTCCATATGAGTGAAAACCAATTTAATGGAACATTTCCAATTCCATTGTCGGCATCTAACATATATACAATGGATCTCCGAGAAAACCAATTCAGTGGTTGTCTTCCAAAGCTGATAATGGATTCCTTTCCCAAGTTAAAAGTATTGTTATTAAAACACAATACGTTCGAAGGGGCAGTTCCTTATGGTATATGCAAACTGAAGCATTTGCGTCTACTAGATCTTTCTCATAATAAGCTATCTGGACAACTGCCTTCATGCTTGCACGTTATGGGATCTGATGACACTTTATTTGACTTCCATCCTGATTTTGGAGATTTTCCGATCCTATTCAATGTCATAGGGCTACCAATCCAAGAGGAATTCATGACCAAGAATAGGGAGGATTATTATAAGGGAAACATACTCAACTATGTGACTGGACTTGATTTCTCTTCGAACCACTTGAAAGGATCCATTCATGAAAGTATAGGTAGCATGAAATGGTTAAGAGCATTGAATTTTTCAGACAATTACTTGGATGGATCAATACCACAATCCTTATCAAATTTAAGTGATCTCGAGAGCTTGGATCTCTCACACAACAACTTGGAAGGCCATATACCTTCAGAGCTAGTAGCATTACAGGCCCTTGAAGTGTTCTCAGTGGCACACAACAATCTGTCTGGTCCTACACCGGGAACAATGGGGCAGTTCCTCACATTTGATCAGAGCAGCTATGAAGGTAATCCAAATCTCTGTGGCCCACCGTTGCTAAAGAGTTGCTTTGTGGCGTCGGTTCCTGAGCTTGAAGAACGTGGAGCAGATGATGACAGAGTTGGTGATATAATTCTGTTTGGATGTTCAGCAATGTTTTACATGGTTGGTTTCTGGACGTCCTTGGGTGTGCTTTACTTCAAGACAAGCTGGCGATGGTCATGGTTTTCTGCCGTGGACAAGTTCAGCAATTTTGTAATCGTTAAGTTGGCTATATACACAAGAAAGAACCGAAGCACCAATTGA